Proteins found in one Halobaculum sp. MBLA0147 genomic segment:
- a CDS encoding KH domain-containing protein codes for MQHVKVPDDRVGVLIGEGGETMRRIEQRAEVRLDIDSETGSVGIETVGDPVAGMVAPDVIRAIGRGFTPDAALTLLDHDLRRFDLIDLAEKTRNKNDLRRQKGRLIGEDGRTRELMEELSGAEVVIKGSTLGVIGQPEEVQAVRRAAGMILDGAPHGAVYSFLERKHNEIHGTPDLSPPSPEDGSP; via the coding sequence ATGCAACACGTGAAGGTTCCCGACGACCGCGTGGGCGTTCTCATCGGCGAGGGAGGTGAGACGATGCGACGGATCGAACAGCGAGCCGAGGTGCGACTCGACATCGACTCCGAGACCGGTTCGGTCGGCATCGAGACGGTCGGCGACCCCGTCGCCGGGATGGTCGCCCCGGACGTGATCCGCGCCATCGGCCGCGGGTTCACCCCGGACGCCGCGCTGACACTGTTGGACCACGACCTGCGACGCTTCGACCTGATCGACCTCGCGGAGAAGACCCGCAACAAGAACGACCTCCGCCGCCAGAAGGGCCGACTGATCGGCGAGGACGGCCGGACACGCGAACTGATGGAGGAGCTGTCCGGCGCCGAGGTCGTCATCAAGGGCTCGACACTGGGCGTGATCGGCCAGCCGGAGGAGGTCCAGGCCGTCCGGCGCGCCGCCGGGATGATCCTGGACGGCGCGCCACACGGCGCGGTGTACTCCTTCTTGGAACGGAAACACAACGAGATCCACGGCACGCCGGACCTCTCGCCGCCGAGTCCCGAGGACGGCTCGCCGTAG
- a CDS encoding 5-formyltetrahydrofolate cyclo-ligase translates to MTDEGTGATSPEDKDALRETVWDHLETSGEARFPFPPHGRIPNFAGADAAADRLAETTAWETATTVKANPDAPQLPVRRAALRAGKTVFVAVPRLREPEPFLRLDPDAIPSEEVDDATTVSGISEYGEPVAPEAVPHVDLIVSGSVLVTPAGGRIGKGEGYSDLEFAVLRAFDAVDETTTVATTVHESQVRPADATLFDAHDVPVDVVCTPERTLTPGEQERSLCRPEGIDWAAVDDERLDEIPVLARLADERGEG, encoded by the coding sequence GTGACAGACGAGGGTACCGGAGCGACGAGTCCGGAAGACAAGGACGCGCTGCGAGAGACCGTCTGGGACCACCTGGAGACGAGTGGCGAGGCGCGCTTCCCGTTCCCGCCACACGGCCGGATCCCGAACTTCGCGGGTGCCGACGCCGCCGCGGACCGACTCGCCGAGACGACGGCGTGGGAGACCGCGACGACGGTGAAGGCGAACCCGGACGCGCCACAGCTCCCGGTCCGGCGAGCGGCACTGCGCGCCGGGAAGACCGTGTTCGTGGCCGTCCCGCGGCTCCGCGAGCCGGAGCCGTTCCTCCGCCTCGATCCGGACGCGATCCCGTCCGAGGAGGTCGACGACGCGACCACCGTCTCGGGGATCTCCGAGTACGGCGAGCCGGTCGCGCCCGAGGCCGTCCCACACGTGGACCTGATCGTCTCCGGCAGCGTCCTCGTCACGCCCGCGGGCGGCCGGATCGGCAAGGGTGAGGGGTACAGCGACCTCGAGTTCGCCGTTCTCCGCGCGTTCGACGCCGTCGACGAGACGACGACCGTCGCGACGACGGTCCACGAGTCGCAGGTCCGCCCCGCGGACGCGACGCTGTTCGACGCTCACGACGTGCCGGTCGACGTGGTCTGCACACCCGAGCGGACGCTGACACCGGGCGAGCAAGAGCGGTCGCTGTGCCGTCCCGAGGGGATCGACTGGGCCGCCGTCGACGACGAGCGACTGGACGAGATTCCGGTGTTGGCGCGGCTCGCGGACGAGCGTGGCGAGGGGTGA
- a CDS encoding MauE/DoxX family redox-associated membrane protein — protein sequence MRLPLDAEDLGTVDRLSLVAMASVYLVAGVAHFLVPRAFERIVPPQLPQPRTLVYVSGAAEVAFGLGVLHPRTRRAAAVGIALLLAAVFPANVYMAAGDPGLDLPRPVGEPSEAALWGRLPLQAVLVAWALRYARADDGDAE from the coding sequence ATGCGACTCCCACTCGACGCGGAGGATCTCGGCACCGTCGACCGGCTGTCGCTCGTCGCGATGGCGAGCGTCTACCTCGTGGCCGGCGTGGCGCACTTCCTCGTGCCGCGGGCGTTCGAGCGGATCGTCCCGCCACAGCTCCCGCAGCCGCGGACGTTGGTGTACGTCTCCGGCGCCGCCGAGGTCGCGTTCGGCCTCGGCGTGCTCCACCCGCGGACCAGACGCGCCGCGGCGGTCGGGATCGCACTCCTGCTGGCGGCCGTCTTCCCGGCGAACGTCTACATGGCCGCCGGCGACCCCGGCCTCGACCTCCCCAGACCGGTCGGCGAGCCCTCCGAGGCGGCACTGTGGGGTCGTCTCCCGTTGCAGGCCGTACTCGTCGCGTGGGCGCTCCGCTACGCGCGAGCCGACGACGGCGACGCCGAGTGA
- a CDS encoding acyl-CoA thioesterase yields the protein MPLETTVAVRYRDLDPMGHVNNAVYATLFEEARNAFFREVVGTELAETDAVLASLSVEFHAPVDGTDPVPVAVWVPTLGETSCTFGYEVRTADGDRAATGETVLVTLDDDGEPVPLPDALREAAAAYDDPPTPTER from the coding sequence GTGCCACTGGAGACGACGGTCGCGGTGAGGTACCGCGACTTGGACCCGATGGGTCACGTGAACAACGCGGTGTACGCCACGCTGTTCGAGGAGGCGCGCAACGCGTTCTTCCGGGAGGTCGTCGGGACGGAACTGGCGGAGACGGACGCCGTGTTGGCGAGTCTCTCCGTCGAGTTCCACGCGCCCGTCGACGGGACCGACCCGGTCCCGGTCGCCGTCTGGGTGCCGACGCTCGGAGAGACGAGCTGTACGTTCGGCTACGAGGTCCGTACCGCCGACGGCGACCGGGCCGCGACGGGGGAGACGGTACTGGTGACGCTCGACGACGACGGCGAGCCCGTGCCGCTCCCCGACGCGCTCCGGGAGGCCGCGGCCGCCTACGACGACCCCCCGACACCCACGGAGCGATGA
- a CDS encoding DNA polymerase — MSESESSGDGGVQHTATDGTATGGDTAVNGAMSGGDTTTDGDEHRRPPVTATLPVARLERALAAVEAVAEECLFHFEPGALRVEATDPAQVALATVTVDAAAFDRYEADGTTVGVDAGRLSELVGVAAGDDPVTLAVDPATWHLDVRLPELSYGVAALDPDSVLSPPDREELAFPYTADCTLPVAEIERFVGAVDLVADYATLAVDPTEPAFLVRADGDTDEVSVRLAEEDLPALSPGSAESLFSLVYLDEVTRAIPGGTDVALRLGEDCPVRFEYGFADGDGTVETLVSPRIQR; from the coding sequence ATGAGCGAGTCGGAGTCGAGCGGTGACGGCGGCGTGCAGCACACGGCGACGGACGGGACGGCGACCGGCGGCGACACGGCGGTGAACGGGGCGATGTCCGGTGGGGACACGACGACAGACGGCGACGAGCACAGGCGCCCGCCGGTCACGGCGACGCTCCCGGTCGCGCGGCTCGAACGGGCGTTGGCCGCGGTCGAGGCGGTCGCCGAGGAGTGTCTGTTCCACTTCGAGCCGGGTGCGTTGCGGGTGGAGGCGACGGACCCGGCGCAGGTGGCGCTGGCGACGGTGACCGTCGACGCCGCCGCGTTCGACCGCTACGAGGCGGACGGGACGACCGTCGGGGTCGACGCCGGCCGACTCTCGGAGTTGGTCGGCGTCGCGGCCGGCGACGACCCGGTGACGCTCGCCGTCGACCCGGCGACGTGGCACCTCGACGTGCGCCTGCCGGAGCTGTCGTACGGCGTCGCTGCGCTCGACCCCGACAGCGTTCTCTCGCCGCCGGACCGCGAGGAGTTGGCGTTCCCCTACACCGCGGACTGTACACTCCCCGTCGCGGAGATCGAGCGGTTCGTCGGGGCGGTCGACCTCGTCGCGGACTACGCCACGCTCGCGGTCGACCCCACGGAGCCGGCGTTCCTCGTGCGCGCGGACGGAGACACGGACGAGGTGTCCGTCCGACTGGCCGAGGAGGATCTCCCGGCGCTGTCGCCCGGCTCCGCCGAGTCGCTGTTCTCGCTGGTGTACTTGGACGAGGTGACGCGTGCGATCCCCGGCGGGACCGACGTGGCGCTCCGACTGGGTGAAGACTGTCCGGTCAGGTTCGAGTACGGGTTCGCGGACGGAGACGGGACGGTCGAGACGTTGGTGTCACCGCGGATCCAGCGGTAG
- a CDS encoding AAA family ATPase: MNLTRVEVADFKGVSSLSFDPGQVTVLTGRNNSGKTSLLEAVELAVDPTRIEQYGDRVESVVAAGADTAEITLEYEDDGERGRREVELWVPEKVNEGTLVSELLARQELREYSHTVASNAVTPESESTEDAVLAIMSVVESNVESELRARWSEEVSSQLVRLSINEESYTFVYVDQTPREFVTEVTTAVTSSLSADIAAETGINQGALPEEFDDSMGQFVEGSLHRMLSGGHLFTDDPEPIGTVDLRDDLALTAADVDLAENGAAVRLSDIEDYLIENDLVDDLDTLSLDQVVYEEDGEKYQVPYEFTGEGFKTLLGLLWELWGDDTPDVLLLEEPENHMHPGYIRQFVYWVVGVVQDTETQVFLTTHDLDFVRSFFDFVDDPREAFLTEEFRLLKLDPEVPETYDYDAARETALDLQIDLRGI, encoded by the coding sequence GTGAACTTGACTCGTGTCGAGGTTGCCGACTTCAAGGGAGTCTCCTCGCTGTCGTTCGACCCCGGCCAGGTGACCGTCCTGACCGGACGGAACAACTCCGGGAAGACCTCGCTGCTGGAGGCCGTCGAACTCGCCGTCGACCCGACGCGGATCGAACAGTACGGTGACCGCGTCGAGTCGGTGGTCGCGGCGGGCGCGGACACCGCCGAGATCACGCTGGAGTACGAAGACGACGGGGAGCGTGGACGGCGGGAGGTGGAACTGTGGGTACCAGAGAAGGTGAACGAGGGAACGCTCGTCTCAGAGCTACTGGCGCGACAGGAGCTGCGGGAGTACAGTCACACGGTGGCTTCGAATGCCGTCACACCTGAATCAGAATCAACTGAAGACGCAGTCCTTGCGATCATGAGTGTGGTGGAGTCGAACGTTGAGTCGGAACTCAGAGCGCGATGGTCCGAGGAGGTCTCGTCGCAGCTAGTTAGACTCAGTATCAACGAGGAGTCGTACACCTTTGTCTACGTCGACCAGACTCCACGAGAATTCGTCACAGAAGTCACGACTGCGGTCACATCTTCCCTCTCGGCTGACATAGCTGCCGAGACTGGCATCAACCAGGGTGCCCTTCCGGAGGAATTCGATGACAGCATGGGACAGTTTGTCGAGGGTTCTCTCCACCGCATGCTCAGTGGTGGTCACTTGTTCACCGACGACCCGGAACCGATCGGCACCGTCGACCTCCGCGACGACCTCGCGCTCACCGCCGCCGACGTCGATCTCGCCGAGAACGGCGCCGCGGTCAGACTGTCGGACATCGAAGACTACCTGATCGAGAACGATCTCGTCGACGACCTCGACACCCTCTCGCTCGACCAGGTGGTGTACGAGGAGGACGGCGAGAAGTACCAGGTCCCCTACGAGTTCACCGGCGAGGGATTCAAGACGCTGCTCGGGCTCCTGTGGGAACTCTGGGGAGACGACACGCCGGACGTGTTGCTGTTGGAGGAACCGGAGAATCACATGCACCCTGGGTACATCCGTCAGTTCGTCTACTGGGTCGTCGGTGTCGTCCAGGACACGGAGACGCAGGTGTTCCTGACGACACACGATCTCGACTTCGTCCGGTCGTTCTTCGACTTCGTGGACGATCCACGCGAGGCGTTTCTCACCGAGGAGTTCCGACTGTTGAAGCTGGACCCGGAGGTTCCGGAGACGTACGACTACGACGCTGCACGCGAGACGGCGCTGGATCTCCAGATCGACCTCCGAGGGATCTGA
- the hisB gene encoding imidazoleglycerol-phosphate dehydratase HisB, whose product MTDDSDEETPPPRSATVTRQTAETEITVELTVDGDGDADVSTGVGFFDHMLESFAKHGLFDLRVECDGDLEIDDHHTVEDVAITLGDALAEALGDKRGVRRFADRRVPLDEAVASVVVDLSGRPHVEFRGEFSQDAVGEFTSDMARHFARSLATNAGITLHAEIERGRNAHHEVEALFKALARTLDDATRRDPHRSDTPSTKGEL is encoded by the coding sequence ATGACAGACGACAGCGATGAGGAGACGCCGCCGCCACGTAGCGCGACCGTCACGCGCCAGACGGCGGAGACGGAGATCACCGTCGAGCTCACCGTCGACGGCGACGGCGACGCCGACGTGTCCACCGGCGTCGGCTTCTTCGACCACATGCTCGAATCCTTCGCCAAACACGGGCTGTTCGACCTCCGGGTCGAGTGCGACGGCGACCTGGAGATCGACGACCACCACACCGTCGAAGACGTGGCGATCACACTCGGCGACGCCCTCGCCGAAGCGCTGGGCGACAAGCGCGGCGTCCGGCGGTTCGCGGACCGTCGGGTGCCGCTGGACGAGGCGGTCGCGAGCGTCGTCGTCGACCTCTCGGGACGCCCGCACGTCGAGTTCCGCGGCGAGTTCTCACAGGACGCCGTCGGGGAGTTCACCAGCGACATGGCGCGGCACTTCGCGCGGTCGCTGGCGACGAACGCCGGGATCACGCTCCACGCCGAGATCGAACGCGGTCGGAACGCCCACCACGAGGTCGAGGCGCTGTTCAAGGCGCTCGCCCGGACGCTGGACGACGCGACGCGACGGGACCCGCACCGCTCCGACACCCCGAGCACGAAGGGCGAACTGTAG
- a CDS encoding PfkB family carbohydrate kinase, translated as MTTDTPDTASSTTGDDDTPDTPTVAVFGSVNLDRTRRVPDDEVAALDADPAVPPRGTTAPAESPPDDFDADAIRLGGKGANQAVAAARAGAATTLVGAVGSDATDHAVRETLVDEGVETALATRETETGAAFVWVTPDGDNRILVRPGANDTLDASDAERALAAAREADVVLLQNEVPVAAAEALLDALPSRSAGGEAADTTDTAAGQRPLVVVDPAPAPGAVPLVDHPRVDVFVPNETEFAGLCGPLAAARERGAVVVRTDGPDGATVFAGDDAATDDEVATDPLATPSFRVSAPSAPVVDTTGAGDAFAGYFAATLAAAETRTVADTTTARGRIGTATLRAAVERGVRAGTLSCAEAGAMTAPRAADVDDAPDGDARGDGTHRDATDESP; from the coding sequence ATGACGACCGACACCCCCGACACTGCCAGTTCGACGACCGGAGACGACGACACTCCCGACACACCGACCGTCGCGGTCTTCGGGAGTGTCAACCTCGATCGGACGCGGCGCGTCCCAGACGACGAGGTGGCCGCCCTCGACGCGGACCCGGCGGTGCCGCCGCGGGGGACGACCGCTCCCGCCGAGTCGCCGCCGGACGACTTCGACGCCGACGCGATCCGACTCGGTGGGAAGGGCGCCAACCAGGCGGTCGCGGCGGCGCGTGCCGGTGCCGCGACGACACTCGTCGGTGCGGTCGGATCGGACGCGACGGATCACGCCGTCCGCGAGACGCTCGTAGACGAGGGTGTCGAGACGGCGCTGGCGACCCGCGAGACGGAGACCGGCGCCGCGTTCGTCTGGGTGACGCCGGACGGCGACAACCGGATTCTGGTCCGTCCCGGGGCCAACGACACACTCGACGCGAGCGACGCCGAGCGTGCACTGGCCGCCGCCCGCGAGGCGGACGTGGTGCTCCTCCAGAACGAGGTGCCGGTCGCCGCCGCCGAGGCGCTGTTGGACGCGCTCCCGTCGCGCTCGGCGGGCGGCGAGGCTGCCGACACCACCGACACCGCCGCCGGACAGCGGCCACTCGTCGTCGTCGATCCGGCACCGGCACCGGGTGCGGTGCCGCTCGTCGACCACCCACGTGTCGACGTGTTCGTCCCCAACGAGACGGAGTTCGCGGGGCTGTGTGGGCCGCTCGCGGCGGCACGCGAGCGCGGCGCGGTCGTCGTCCGTACCGACGGTCCCGACGGCGCGACGGTGTTCGCGGGCGACGACGCGGCAACCGACGACGAGGTGGCAACCGATCCGCTCGCGACTCCCTCGTTCCGCGTGTCGGCCCCGTCCGCGCCGGTGGTCGACACGACCGGGGCTGGCGACGCCTTCGCGGGGTACTTCGCCGCGACGCTGGCCGCCGCCGAGACGAGGACCGTCGCCGACACCACGACCGCCCGCGGCCGAATCGGGACGGCGACGCTCCGTGCGGCCGTCGAACGGGGTGTTCGTGCTGGCACGCTGTCGTGTGCCGAGGCAGGGGCGATGACCGCACCGCGTGCCGCCGACGTGGACGACGCCCCGGACGGCGACGCCCGAGGCGACGGGACTCACCGCGACGCCACCGACGAGTCACCCTGA
- the hisA gene encoding 1-(5-phosphoribosyl)-5-[(5-phosphoribosylamino)methylideneamino]imidazole-4-carboxamide isomerase codes for MHFPEFEVIPAVDVKDGETVQLVGGDPDTGTAYGDPVEVAERWLAAGAETLHLVDLDGAFAGERVNDTALGRIVDAVGDEVSLQVGGGIRTVADAVDLLDAGVDRVILGTAAVETPEIVGEIDERRPETVTVSLDARDDEVVVSGWTEGTGLDPAAAAARYEERGAGAILFTDVDVEGQLAGVNTDAVRAVAEAVDIPVVASGGVATVDDVVALRDAGAAAVVVGTALYEEQFTLAAAREALTDSA; via the coding sequence GTGCACTTCCCCGAGTTCGAGGTGATCCCGGCGGTGGACGTGAAGGACGGCGAGACGGTGCAACTCGTCGGCGGTGACCCAGACACCGGCACCGCCTACGGCGACCCGGTGGAGGTGGCCGAGCGGTGGCTGGCGGCCGGCGCCGAGACGCTCCACCTCGTCGACCTCGACGGCGCGTTCGCCGGCGAGCGCGTCAACGACACCGCGCTCGGGCGGATCGTCGACGCCGTCGGCGACGAGGTGTCGCTCCAGGTCGGCGGCGGCATCCGGACGGTCGCGGACGCCGTCGACCTGCTGGACGCGGGGGTCGATCGCGTGATCCTCGGCACCGCGGCGGTCGAGACGCCCGAGATCGTCGGCGAGATCGACGAGCGGCGCCCGGAGACGGTGACGGTGAGTCTCGACGCGAGAGACGACGAGGTGGTCGTCTCGGGCTGGACGGAGGGGACCGGACTCGACCCCGCCGCGGCGGCGGCCCGCTACGAGGAGCGCGGTGCCGGTGCGATCCTGTTCACCGACGTGGACGTGGAGGGGCAACTCGCCGGCGTGAACACCGACGCGGTCCGGGCGGTCGCGGAGGCGGTCGACATCCCGGTGGTCGCCTCCGGCGGCGTCGCGACCGTCGACGACGTGGTCGCGTTGCGCGACGCCGGTGCCGCTGCGGTCGTCGTCGGCACCGCGCTGTACGAGGAGCAGTTCACCTTGGCGGCGGCGCGGGAAGCTCTCACGGACTCGGCGTGA
- a CDS encoding N-acetyltransferase family protein produces MEIRAARRADAERIATVARQTWHAAYGEFLSTDAIDATVDEWYDPASLRSAVAREDDAFFVAVADEIVGFLQAGYRESVGNVVVTRLYALPDYWGEGVGSALLERAAERFVDAGYERVSAVVLADNEVGRAFYDARTFEVVDRQTTTFGGEEHDEVIVAADLDALTDASDTGDAADTSDTTDAARADGTDASDEA; encoded by the coding sequence ATGGAGATCAGGGCGGCACGGCGGGCGGACGCCGAGCGGATCGCGACGGTCGCCAGACAGACGTGGCACGCCGCCTACGGGGAGTTCCTCTCGACGGACGCGATCGACGCGACCGTCGACGAGTGGTACGATCCGGCGTCGCTCCGCTCGGCGGTCGCCCGCGAAGACGACGCCTTCTTCGTCGCCGTCGCCGACGAGATCGTCGGGTTCCTGCAGGCCGGCTACCGAGAGTCCGTGGGCAACGTCGTCGTCACGCGACTGTACGCCTTGCCGGACTACTGGGGCGAGGGTGTCGGCTCGGCGCTGTTGGAACGGGCCGCCGAGCGGTTCGTCGACGCGGGCTACGAGCGCGTCTCGGCGGTCGTCCTCGCCGACAACGAGGTCGGCCGTGCCTTCTACGACGCCCGGACGTTCGAGGTCGTGGACCGCCAGACGACCACCTTCGGCGGCGAGGAACACGACGAGGTGATCGTCGCCGCCGACCTCGACGCACTCACGGACGCGAGTGACACGGGTGACGCGGCCGACACGAGTGACACGACCGACGCCGCCAGAGCGGACGGGACGGACGCGTCCGACGAGGCGTGA